A window of the Deferrivibrio essentukiensis genome harbors these coding sequences:
- a CDS encoding sugar phosphate nucleotidyltransferase, whose protein sequence is MKAIVMAGGFGTRIQPLTTSLPKPMLPILNKPMMEYIVTKLRDVGITEIIILLYYKPDVIKSYFGKGEKFGVNIKYILPDSDYGTAGAVKKAEKLVGNDDFIVISGDLVTDFALNEITGFHKLNDAFGTICLTQVEDPLQFGVVITDKNAKILRFLEKPGWGEVFSDTINTGIYVFKSEVFKYIPEDKPFDFSKDLFPALMSRNIDLYGFTAKGYWRDVGNPVSYREVFQDIFSGALNLNIGQVVHDLNHAKVYCLEDCSFDESSVSGIVFMGKNVKIDPKGIVKNSSIGSNVTIGKNCVIENSVIWDNVVINDGSVINNCVICNDVMLGRNVNILRGGIIAEHTEVGDNVTFEKDIMVWPNKHIESGSILSSNLIWGDKWKKSIFEGGKVSARTNVELSPEMAAKLGAAVGSALSKNSYVILSRDYHSASRMIKRSFLGGILSTGVNTYDLKLATPSMAKWYMKNLNASMCIYFRQSHISSTDTEITFSDGDGMPIDSNMEKNIERIFFRENFRRATHEDIGKLIDLPPKSDEYIANIYNNLDLDCIKRGNFKIVMDLFNGTGSTIIPSIMTGADIETVVLNAYFDEKKLSRSFQGIHDSMSQVSQIIKTLKADLGFIIYQNGERLQIFADNGLALSHDRAVMVILKLLSMSTEKRLKVYLPIMMPTVLDNEFENIDIVRGKSSGLKYDFLKEFNFIGWDKLFMSFPKYAICPDAAFNALKLLELLAKTGKSLSEIEKDIPEYHYAHNIISCPLSKKGYIMRKMSEDAMDKDASYIDGVKIKFRDSWVLMIPDQFAADVHLYVEAKSEERKEELLKEYIEKINTWLMEE, encoded by the coding sequence ATGAAAGCGATAGTTATGGCCGGCGGGTTTGGCACGAGGATTCAGCCTCTTACCACTTCTTTACCAAAGCCGATGTTGCCAATTTTAAATAAACCGATGATGGAGTATATAGTTACAAAATTACGTGATGTCGGAATAACGGAAATAATTATTCTTCTTTATTATAAGCCTGACGTTATTAAAAGTTATTTTGGTAAAGGGGAAAAATTTGGAGTAAATATCAAGTACATTTTGCCGGACAGTGATTACGGCACAGCCGGGGCGGTCAAAAAGGCGGAAAAACTTGTTGGCAATGATGATTTTATAGTCATTAGCGGAGATCTTGTGACCGATTTTGCTTTGAATGAGATAACAGGATTTCACAAGCTCAATGATGCTTTTGGCACTATTTGCCTGACTCAAGTGGAAGATCCTTTGCAGTTTGGTGTTGTTATTACGGATAAAAATGCCAAAATCTTAAGATTTCTTGAAAAGCCCGGCTGGGGAGAAGTATTTAGCGATACTATAAACACAGGGATTTATGTATTCAAATCGGAAGTTTTTAAATATATACCTGAGGACAAGCCATTTGATTTTTCAAAAGATCTTTTTCCGGCTCTAATGTCAAGGAATATCGATCTTTATGGATTTACTGCAAAAGGTTATTGGCGTGATGTAGGTAACCCAGTTTCTTACAGAGAAGTTTTTCAAGACATATTTTCAGGTGCATTAAATCTTAATATAGGCCAGGTTGTCCATGATTTAAATCATGCAAAGGTCTACTGCCTTGAGGATTGTTCATTTGATGAGTCTAGTGTGAGCGGTATCGTTTTTATGGGGAAAAATGTTAAAATTGACCCGAAAGGGATTGTTAAAAACAGCAGTATAGGTAGCAATGTTACAATAGGTAAAAATTGTGTCATAGAAAATTCGGTAATCTGGGATAATGTTGTGATAAATGACGGCTCTGTGATAAACAATTGTGTCATATGCAACGATGTAATGTTGGGTAGAAATGTAAATATATTAAGAGGCGGGATTATTGCAGAGCATACCGAAGTGGGGGACAATGTAACTTTTGAAAAGGACATAATGGTCTGGCCTAACAAACATATTGAGAGCGGCTCCATACTAAGCTCCAACCTTATTTGGGGGGACAAGTGGAAAAAATCAATATTTGAAGGCGGAAAGGTTTCAGCAAGGACAAATGTAGAGTTATCTCCTGAGATGGCAGCCAAATTAGGAGCTGCCGTTGGCAGTGCGCTTTCCAAAAATTCTTATGTAATTTTAAGCAGAGACTATCACAGTGCGTCAAGAATGATAAAGAGGTCTTTTTTGGGTGGGATACTTTCAACAGGAGTTAATACTTACGACTTAAAACTTGCTACCCCTTCAATGGCAAAATGGTACATGAAAAATCTCAATGCTTCGATGTGCATATATTTCAGGCAATCTCATATATCATCCACGGATACGGAGATAACATTTTCCGATGGGGACGGAATGCCAATCGATTCAAATATGGAGAAAAATATTGAGCGGATATTTTTTCGTGAAAATTTCAGAAGAGCTACTCACGAAGATATCGGTAAGTTGATTGATCTACCTCCAAAGAGTGATGAATATATTGCTAATATTTACAATAATCTTGACCTTGATTGCATAAAAAGGGGGAATTTTAAGATAGTAATGGACCTTTTCAATGGCACAGGCTCTACTATTATCCCTTCCATTATGACAGGTGCAGATATTGAGACTGTAGTATTGAACGCTTATTTTGATGAAAAAAAGTTATCAAGGAGCTTTCAAGGGATTCATGACTCGATGAGTCAGGTTTCACAAATCATAAAGACTTTAAAGGCAGATTTAGGTTTTATTATTTATCAAAATGGAGAAAGATTGCAGATTTTTGCTGATAACGGTCTTGCACTTTCGCACGACAGGGCTGTAATGGTTATTTTAAAACTGTTAAGCATGTCTACTGAAAAGAGATTAAAAGTATATTTGCCGATAATGATGCCAACTGTTTTGGATAACGAGTTTGAAAATATCGATATCGTTAGAGGTAAATCGAGCGGGCTAAAATATGATTTTCTCAAAGAGTTTAATTTTATAGGTTGGGATAAACTCTTTATGAGCTTCCCAAAATATGCCATCTGCCCTGATGCCGCTTTTAATGCTTTGAAACTTCTCGAGCTGCTTGCAAAGACCGGAAAATCATTGAGTGAAATAGAAAAAGATATACCTGAGTATCACTATGCACATAATATAATTAGTTGTCCGTTAAGTAAGAAAGGCTACATTATGAGGAAGATGAGTGAAGATGCAATGGATAAAGATGCTTCTTATATTGACGGGGTCAAAATAAAATTCAGAGATTCGTGGGTACTTATGATACCCGACCAATTTGCCGCAGATGTTCATCTTTATGTTGAAGCAAAGAGTGAAGAGAGAAAAGAGGAATTGTTGAAGGAATATATTGAAAAGATAAATACTTGGTTAATGGAAGAATGA
- a CDS encoding glycoside hydrolase family 57 protein: protein MKKLYLQFIWHMHQPYYKEASTGEYLLPWVFLHGIKDYLEMPRYYELYDIKGTFNFVPSLLIQLEDYKSEDVNDRLIKLIKKDVKTLEDKEIEFLVPSLFMANLKNMISSSVRYKELYDRYSGSEKSENKLFIFNSQEILDLEVHFLIAWTGAFIRSESSFIKSLIVKDMNFTEDDKRSLLKILFGKISYIFEYYKKLSDMGRIELSVTPYYHPIFPLLLDMNCAYESKKDIKLPLENLRLDEDAKWHLNEGVKEFERIFGVNPTGVWPAEGSVSDETVTIFSDKFKWCATDEDVLGNSLGIDLKRSDNRKRLYKRYIFGDEKISVFFRDKYLSDLIGFTYANMEPVEAACDFIKKLQHIYEICDFDPIVSVILDGENAWEFYKNNAFDFFSALYERLMKLDFIQTVTPKEMLKADGVKLKKVVAGSWIYGDFTTWVGHPEKNKAWEYLYEVKKDLIKLKGDDNIEEAEKFLHIAEGSDWFWWYGDDHYTVQAGTFDYLFRSNLINAYRLLNENVPGFLYEPIKKNGKSIQSISKPKNYIYPKVNGRIDSYFEYLGASRVNLKYDMSSMNVGESILTSLVWGFDERNFYFCLELDKEKVNEDDTFVELKILSPFEHVIKYYFKNGKIESSISDDLFQIVYEEVLEGSIGLNLFETKRVSISFCVVRGGAILDRAPVYNPLEIKLDSLDSKDWLV from the coding sequence ATGAAAAAACTTTATCTTCAATTTATATGGCATATGCATCAGCCATATTACAAAGAGGCATCAACGGGCGAGTATTTGCTCCCTTGGGTGTTTTTGCACGGTATAAAAGATTATTTGGAAATGCCTCGATATTATGAACTTTATGATATTAAGGGGACATTCAATTTTGTCCCTTCACTGCTTATCCAATTAGAAGATTACAAGAGTGAAGATGTAAACGACAGACTTATCAAATTAATTAAGAAAGACGTCAAAACTCTCGAAGATAAAGAGATAGAATTTCTTGTCCCATCCCTTTTTATGGCAAATTTAAAAAATATGATTTCATCTTCTGTCAGATACAAAGAGCTTTATGACAGATATTCCGGCAGTGAAAAATCTGAGAATAAGCTTTTCATTTTCAATAGTCAGGAGATTTTGGATTTGGAGGTACATTTTCTTATAGCTTGGACAGGCGCCTTTATTAGAAGTGAGTCATCATTTATAAAGTCATTAATTGTAAAGGACATGAACTTTACTGAGGATGATAAGAGGTCTCTTTTAAAGATTCTTTTTGGTAAAATTTCTTATATTTTTGAGTATTATAAAAAACTTTCGGATATGGGGCGAATTGAATTAAGTGTCACCCCTTATTATCATCCTATCTTCCCCCTCTTGTTAGATATGAATTGTGCATATGAATCAAAAAAAGATATTAAATTACCTCTGGAAAATCTGCGACTTGATGAGGATGCTAAATGGCACCTTAATGAAGGGGTTAAAGAGTTTGAAAGAATTTTCGGGGTAAATCCTACCGGTGTTTGGCCTGCGGAAGGCTCTGTCAGTGATGAAACAGTTACAATTTTTTCTGATAAGTTTAAATGGTGTGCCACGGACGAAGATGTGCTTGGTAATTCCCTCGGAATAGATTTGAAAAGGAGTGACAACAGAAAGAGACTTTATAAGAGGTACATTTTTGGGGATGAGAAGATTTCTGTGTTTTTTAGGGATAAGTACTTAAGTGATTTAATAGGGTTCACTTATGCAAATATGGAGCCTGTTGAGGCTGCATGCGATTTTATAAAAAAATTGCAGCATATTTATGAAATATGTGATTTTGATCCTATAGTTTCCGTAATATTGGATGGTGAAAATGCGTGGGAATTTTACAAAAATAATGCGTTTGATTTCTTTTCGGCACTTTATGAAAGGTTGATGAAGCTTGATTTTATACAAACAGTTACCCCTAAAGAGATGTTAAAAGCTGATGGGGTAAAATTAAAAAAGGTTGTTGCCGGTTCTTGGATTTACGGTGACTTTACTACATGGGTGGGGCATCCTGAAAAAAATAAAGCATGGGAATATTTGTATGAAGTGAAAAAAGATTTAATTAAATTAAAGGGGGATGATAATATTGAGGAGGCGGAAAAGTTTTTACATATAGCAGAAGGGAGTGATTGGTTTTGGTGGTATGGTGATGATCACTACACTGTGCAAGCTGGAACATTTGATTATCTTTTCAGGAGCAATTTGATTAATGCTTATAGGCTGTTAAATGAAAATGTCCCCGGATTTTTGTATGAGCCAATAAAGAAAAATGGTAAATCTATCCAAAGCATATCAAAGCCGAAAAACTATATATATCCTAAAGTAAATGGTAGAATTGACAGCTATTTTGAGTATCTTGGCGCAAGTCGTGTTAATTTAAAATACGATATGTCATCCATGAATGTAGGGGAAAGTATATTAACCTCACTTGTGTGGGGTTTTGATGAGAGGAATTTTTACTTTTGTCTTGAGCTTGACAAAGAAAAGGTCAATGAGGATGACACATTTGTTGAGCTCAAAATTTTATCCCCATTTGAGCATGTTATTAAATATTATTTTAAAAATGGTAAAATAGAATCAAGTATTTCAGATGATTTGTTTCAAATTGTTTATGAAGAGGTTCTTGAAGGGTCTATTGGGTTAAATTTATTTGAAACTAAAAGGGTGAGCATTTCATTCTGTGTTGTCCGAGGTGGTGCTATTTTAGATAGGGCACCTGTGTATAATCCGCTCGAAATAAAATTAGACAGTCTTGATTCAAAAGATTGGTTAGTATGA
- a CDS encoding alpha-amylase/4-alpha-glucanotransferase domain-containing protein, which produces MGIPVLFGIHCHQPVDNFKNVVDEIIEKSYKPFFEKVFPHKWFKFSVHFSGWLLNYIRVNSPETFQLMKKLANEGRIEFFTGGFYEPVLSAIPKKDRIGQIAKLSMFIKDYFGQKPKGLWLTERVWDPSIIPDIAECGVEYMLVDDYHFLSVGFHKDSLNGYFHTEQDGYLMKLFPIDQKLRYFVPFKEPEVILNYLNDVENKGGYCGILFDDGEKFGVWPKTYEWVYEKGWFDRFMSLFADSEHKFKLYSEFAEKNRPNGFAYLPLTSYMEMGEWSLFADKFIELKNLENFLKTTDYKDCIETFVKGAIWKNFLVKYPECNQIHKRTLKLSKENKGDNEKLTDLIYRAQCNDVLWHGIFGGIYLPNLRDNAYKYIIEAESIVDLDKSKIDNIYEEDILMDGYRQVVINTKGLKYIFNTGVGAGLMSLDLKNYGLNLQNTISRRFEGYHKQLLDDRKEAVEDTGISTIHEMSVELSEDVKGKIAFDWYNRYSFIDHFIEEYDFNAVKRCEFKELGDFTNQPFEYTISKNNVRYFRDGGVYKNGEKHNTTVSKSFNAIDKGISFEYEIVTDYGNIYYMLELNFHFFDNEKVTLDGNSFEGIFDGKNKYLICSENPELKIEINFSKKTPIAAIGYNVETVSQSESGVDLTLQGLSLNFIFKVEKGIKFNGELLFEGGQF; this is translated from the coding sequence ATGGGAATACCTGTATTGTTTGGTATCCACTGCCATCAGCCGGTGGATAATTTTAAAAATGTGGTTGATGAGATAATTGAGAAAAGTTACAAGCCTTTTTTTGAAAAAGTTTTTCCACACAAGTGGTTTAAATTTTCGGTACATTTTAGCGGCTGGCTACTTAACTATATAAGGGTGAATTCCCCTGAAACTTTTCAGCTGATGAAGAAGCTTGCTAATGAGGGGAGAATAGAATTTTTTACGGGTGGTTTTTATGAGCCTGTGTTATCGGCTATCCCCAAAAAGGACAGAATAGGGCAGATAGCAAAACTTTCAATGTTTATAAAAGATTACTTTGGTCAAAAACCAAAAGGGTTGTGGCTGACCGAGCGTGTATGGGACCCTTCCATTATTCCTGATATTGCTGAATGTGGTGTTGAATATATGTTGGTGGATGATTACCACTTTCTTTCCGTCGGATTTCATAAAGACAGTTTGAATGGATATTTTCATACGGAGCAGGACGGATATTTAATGAAACTTTTTCCAATAGACCAAAAGTTAAGGTATTTTGTTCCTTTTAAGGAGCCTGAAGTTATACTGAATTATCTGAACGATGTTGAAAATAAGGGTGGCTATTGCGGTATATTGTTTGATGACGGAGAAAAGTTTGGCGTATGGCCTAAGACATATGAGTGGGTTTATGAAAAAGGGTGGTTTGATAGATTTATGTCCCTTTTTGCAGACTCTGAGCATAAGTTTAAATTATATTCGGAGTTTGCCGAAAAAAATAGGCCGAATGGCTTTGCTTATCTTCCTCTTACATCTTATATGGAGATGGGGGAGTGGTCACTTTTTGCGGATAAATTTATAGAGCTTAAAAATCTTGAAAATTTTCTAAAGACAACGGATTACAAAGATTGCATAGAGACATTTGTCAAAGGTGCAATATGGAAAAATTTTCTGGTCAAATATCCTGAATGCAACCAAATACACAAGCGAACATTGAAGCTTTCCAAAGAAAACAAAGGGGATAATGAAAAATTGACAGACTTGATTTACAGGGCACAATGCAATGATGTGTTGTGGCACGGTATCTTCGGAGGGATTTATCTGCCAAATTTGAGGGATAATGCGTATAAATATATTATTGAGGCAGAATCGATAGTTGATTTAGACAAATCAAAAATAGATAATATTTACGAAGAAGATATATTGATGGATGGTTACAGGCAAGTTGTAATTAACACAAAAGGATTAAAATATATTTTCAATACAGGTGTTGGGGCCGGTTTAATGTCCTTAGACTTGAAAAATTACGGACTAAATCTTCAGAATACAATAAGCAGAAGGTTTGAGGGTTATCATAAACAACTTTTGGACGACAGAAAAGAGGCAGTAGAGGATACCGGAATTAGCACAATTCATGAAATGAGTGTGGAGTTGTCTGAGGATGTGAAAGGTAAGATAGCTTTTGACTGGTACAATAGATACTCTTTTATTGATCATTTTATTGAAGAGTATGATTTTAATGCGGTAAAAAGATGTGAATTTAAAGAATTGGGAGATTTTACTAATCAGCCGTTTGAATATACAATATCAAAAAATAATGTGAGATATTTTAGAGATGGTGGAGTTTATAAAAATGGAGAAAAACACAACACAACAGTTTCTAAATCTTTTAATGCAATAGATAAAGGGATATCCTTTGAATACGAAATCGTTACAGATTATGGAAATATTTATTATATGCTTGAGTTAAATTTTCATTTTTTTGACAATGAAAAAGTTACTTTAGATGGCAATTCATTTGAAGGTATATTTGACGGCAAGAATAAATATCTAATATGTTCAGAAAATCCAGAGCTTAAAATAGAGATAAATTTTAGTAAAAAAACTCCTATTGCTGCAATAGGATACAATGTAGAAACGGTATCACAATCTGAGTCAGGCGTAGATTTGACGTTGCAGGGGCTCAGCCTGAATTTTATATTTAAAGTGGAAAAGGGGATTAAGTTTAATGGTGAACTTTTGTTTGAAGGGGGACAGTTTTGA
- a CDS encoding galactose-1-phosphate uridylyltransferase has product MRYNPLSGEWILVSPDRGERGDYFVHEKDNDHFEQSGCPFCPGNESQIGNVIYKIEDRKMYSNEPILKVIPNKYPVFTVEKIPESFSVGPYDYHSTVGAHEVIIENMKHSLPLYEYTEQNWVDLFETVKVRGLDLKNDIRIKFISFFKNYGFLAGATMKHSHSQIVGMPVIPHRITEELERGKDFYEEKNRCIFCDVLKFERFSEREIVTTKFFSAFIPYASRYPFQLDIYPLKHGHDFFCITKEENYDLAGLFKNIFEIYHNALGDIPLNIILYTSPLNLDGPTADKFKYINLFYHYHIRIIPRINKYGGLECGYGLHVNPVPPEKGAKILKGEI; this is encoded by the coding sequence ATGAGATATAATCCTTTAAGCGGTGAATGGATATTGGTTTCGCCGGACAGAGGTGAAAGAGGTGATTATTTTGTTCATGAAAAGGATAATGACCATTTTGAACAATCAGGATGCCCTTTTTGTCCGGGCAATGAATCTCAAATAGGGAATGTTATATATAAAATAGAAGACAGAAAGATGTATTCAAATGAGCCTATTTTAAAGGTTATACCTAATAAATATCCTGTTTTTACCGTTGAAAAAATTCCTGAGTCTTTTTCTGTGGGCCCTTATGATTATCATTCGACAGTGGGTGCTCACGAAGTCATAATAGAGAATATGAAACATTCACTCCCTCTTTATGAATATACAGAGCAAAATTGGGTTGACCTTTTTGAAACAGTTAAAGTGAGAGGATTAGACCTTAAGAATGACATAAGGATTAAATTTATATCTTTTTTTAAAAATTACGGTTTTCTTGCGGGCGCTACAATGAAGCACTCTCATTCTCAAATAGTGGGGATGCCTGTAATACCCCACAGAATTACGGAAGAGCTTGAGAGGGGAAAAGATTTTTATGAAGAGAAAAACAGATGTATTTTTTGCGATGTTTTGAAATTTGAAAGATTTTCAGAAAGGGAAATTGTTACGACAAAATTTTTTAGTGCTTTTATCCCCTATGCTTCAAGGTATCCTTTTCAGCTTGACATATATCCGCTAAAACATGGACATGATTTTTTTTGCATTACAAAAGAAGAGAATTATGACCTTGCCGGGCTGTTTAAAAATATATTTGAAATATATCATAACGCTTTGGGAGATATACCATTAAACATCATACTTTACACATCCCCCTTAAATCTTGATGGTCCAACGGCTGATAAATTTAAATACATAAATCTTTTTTATCATTATCACATAAGGATAATCCCGCGAATTAACAAATACGGAGGGCTGGAGTGCGGTTATGGTCTTCATGTCAATCCTGTTCCCCCTGAAAAGGGAGCTAAAATATTAAAAGGTGAGATATGA
- a CDS encoding glycogen synthase, translating into MKIVHIASEVYPFSKTGGLADVAYSLPVSQKKLKHDIYVITPLYKGILEKFDKIKYTGKKTWVDTELGVFEFGIFKTKMNGVTFIFLSNIFLFERGGYYGEDGKDYPDNFLIFGGFSKAALNVVKYIIDGADIIHCHDWQTALTPALLKTEYQDVEANIVLTIHNLAFQGLFKIEDVLKLKIDPWLCGFEGLEFYGLANFLKAGILMSDFVTTVSPTYSQEVMTPEYGFGLEGVLKKCSFKFAGILNGLDYKIWNPNTDPFIVKKYNKRSYKDKIYNKIELCKRCEMVEDLPLFVFVSRFTEQKGISILIDALKVFTDEANFILLGDGDSIVKQKLALLDKRKNVKIFFGYKEALGRQMYAGGDFYLMPSKFEPCGISQLIAMRYGSVPIVRKTGGLKDTVKDLYFEGGHGIVFENYSSEKLIEAIWRAIDAYNSALFDKLILNNMKKDYSWVNTAKEYVRMYENVLYK; encoded by the coding sequence ATGAAAATTGTGCATATAGCAAGTGAGGTTTATCCATTTTCAAAGACGGGTGGGCTTGCGGATGTTGCATATTCTTTGCCGGTCTCTCAAAAAAAGCTCAAACATGATATTTATGTCATTACCCCTTTGTATAAAGGTATTTTGGAAAAGTTTGACAAAATAAAATATACCGGGAAGAAGACCTGGGTGGATACAGAGCTTGGTGTTTTTGAGTTTGGGATTTTTAAAACAAAGATGAATGGGGTCACTTTTATCTTTTTGTCAAACATATTTTTGTTTGAAAGAGGAGGATATTATGGCGAAGACGGGAAGGATTATCCCGATAACTTTTTGATTTTTGGAGGTTTTTCCAAAGCAGCACTTAACGTTGTAAAATATATTATAGATGGCGCTGATATAATTCACTGTCATGATTGGCAAACTGCACTTACCCCTGCACTTTTGAAGACTGAATATCAAGATGTTGAAGCAAATATAGTTTTGACAATCCACAACCTTGCATTTCAAGGACTATTTAAAATTGAAGATGTTTTAAAATTAAAGATAGACCCTTGGCTGTGTGGGTTTGAAGGGCTTGAATTTTACGGGTTGGCAAACTTTTTAAAGGCAGGCATTTTGATGTCTGATTTTGTGACTACCGTAAGTCCAACATACTCTCAAGAGGTTATGACTCCTGAATACGGTTTTGGCCTTGAAGGGGTTTTGAAAAAATGTTCTTTTAAGTTTGCAGGGATTTTAAACGGACTTGATTATAAGATTTGGAATCCTAATACAGACCCTTTTATTGTTAAGAAATATAATAAGAGAAGTTACAAAGATAAAATTTACAATAAAATAGAGCTTTGCAAAAGATGTGAAATGGTCGAAGATTTGCCGCTTTTTGTATTTGTTTCAAGGTTTACGGAGCAAAAGGGGATTTCAATTCTTATTGATGCTTTAAAGGTATTTACTGATGAGGCTAATTTTATTTTGCTTGGAGATGGGGATAGCATTGTAAAACAGAAGCTTGCATTACTTGATAAGCGTAAAAATGTAAAGATATTTTTTGGATACAAAGAAGCCTTGGGCAGACAGATGTATGCCGGGGGAGATTTTTATTTGATGCCTTCAAAATTTGAGCCGTGCGGAATATCTCAGTTAATTGCAATGAGATACGGTAGTGTCCCTATTGTCAGAAAAACAGGGGGGTTGAAAGATACTGTAAAGGATTTATATTTTGAGGGTGGACACGGTATTGTTTTTGAAAATTACTCTTCAGAAAAGCTCATTGAGGCAATATGGAGAGCAATTGATGCTTACAATTCCGCATTATTTGATAAGCTGATTTTGAACAATATGAAAAAAGATTATTCTTGGGTGAATACTGCCAAGGAATATGTTAGAATGTATGAAAATGTTTTATATAAATAG
- a CDS encoding DUF4912 domain-containing protein: MKFEQLSKKELYAKARELGIKGRGRMTKSQLVSAIANFYKADELLQRSAPVDGIHFYQVGYETKDVSEKKEFVAPETKQQEYVIPEKYGFDYVYVLPINPISVHIFWEVTEQSLKNFSYEFGIKEPKLCIKLIYDGGEYIIKDVADFGSYYFSSEFIVNKKVWAEIGVLNEDEFYAIAVSNETIIPSDTISVEEGELFMLVKDNITKIINISLGGDAKGLDSNLIAKGLLNNVISSKKFRGEK; this comes from the coding sequence GTGAAGTTTGAACAGCTTAGCAAGAAAGAGCTTTATGCCAAAGCAAGAGAGCTTGGTATAAAGGGGCGAGGGAGGATGACCAAAAGTCAGCTTGTTAGTGCCATAGCTAATTTTTATAAAGCTGATGAGCTGCTACAAAGGTCTGCACCGGTTGATGGCATACATTTTTATCAAGTGGGATATGAGACTAAAGATGTAAGTGAAAAAAAAGAATTTGTGGCGCCTGAAACCAAACAACAGGAGTATGTTATCCCTGAAAAGTATGGTTTTGATTATGTATATGTTTTGCCTATAAATCCTATATCGGTTCATATCTTTTGGGAAGTTACGGAACAATCTTTAAAAAATTTTTCATATGAGTTTGGGATAAAAGAGCCAAAGCTTTGTATTAAGCTGATTTATGATGGCGGAGAATACATTATTAAAGATGTCGCAGATTTCGGAAGTTATTACTTTTCAAGTGAGTTTATTGTGAATAAAAAGGTTTGGGCTGAGATAGGCGTGCTTAATGAAGATGAGTTTTATGCCATTGCTGTCAGCAACGAAACAATAATCCCTTCAGACACTATTTCGGTAGAAGAGGGGGAGTTGTTTATGTTAGTCAAAGATAATATTACCAAAATAATCAATATTTCCCTTGGCGGGGATGCAAAAGGGTTAGATAGCAACCTGATTGCGAAGGGATTATTAAACAATGTAATTTCTTCAAAAAAGTTTAGAGGGGAAAAATGA